cagctaccacagagtgaatgcgtatgtgaatgcgatgctaagaatatttttggTTACGTGACCTATAAAacgttattccaaaagcaaaattagacatgttatacattgttagaaagcatatactctcacctactgaataaatgaattgtcaatcaagccagactgtactaaaaagggtgacaacgccataaacaacaggtgtggtattacacacagctattttggaaggtacccaggcatcacaaacaGATTGTACAAGACAATattgaccactcagtctcaaagggacatctctacacgtaaaaccaacagtaaggttgtatatttattcaatatttagttccAGATATCAactgtagaatgacatagtatcatttttaaaaactttttctcgtttatttcgttattcagtgagcagcattttcactgctgtattggcatatcttagggctactgacaggtttatcttgttgctatgacggaatatgattttttagaggtgaaataatatttttatgaatgccaagatagacaatattgtccataaTGTCATGGGTGGGGTGTAGttctagatgagactgcaggagTGGGTGCGtattaaatgaacgaccagagcgacaatggtggcgctgcgaaattCCATTTTTTGCGCTAAGAggaaaaggtgcctcagatccggtccagtggacggaacCGTGCCAGCAGGTATTTGAGAGGGTAAAGAAGCTCTCAgtggggagccgctcttgttcacacctaacttctctctcccttttgttttgcagaccgatgcgtcggacagagggctgggggctgtttgacccagcaggtggagggagtcgaccgccccgtgctgtacattagccgaAAACTGTCGCAACGGGAGGCGAAGTACAACACGGTGGAGAAAGAGTGCCTCGCCATTCGGTGGGTGGTCGGGGCCCTCCGTTAGTACCTTCTGGTCACCCACTCACCCTCTGCCCGCCTCCAATAGCTCCACCAcatgaaggataccaacgcccggatcactcggtggtatctggctAACAGCCTTTTAACTTCAAGGTGGTCCCTAGACCGGATGGTCATGGCtgacttcctctctcccccccaggaggtggagggggggaggggttggggggttggtcatcggccggatggctcccgGCCTAAGTTGGGCGGTGGGGGTATATGGTAGGCTGGGCATGGTTTGGCATCGGTtgcagtgagagtgagaggagcaGCTCTCGGATAcatcgtcacaactgtcaggcGGAGGTAATTAGcaccgataattgttaattgtttgattgcgttgattgcctctgattgttttcaacagtgagcctggggtttttaaaagccgaGACCGGGAGTCTTCGCGAGTGGAGCAGATGCcggagaaaacagaaaaacagtatttgattgttaaaagaaaaaaaaccctgtattggtttattttcaaacagaaGAATAAAAGAGCACTTAAGTGCTAAAAACAGAACTgctgtctcccgtgagtgtgtgttggaaggtaggaggggtggcactcacatTGCCACAATTTCTATGTAAGCCCTTTAAAGCCTTAATAGTCCCTGTACATTTGTAATGAAGTTCAAAACACTACTATAATGACATCATGAGGGCAATCAATGCTATGTTGGGTGTGTTCGACACTGCAAGCAGAGAGCTTTTTGATAATCTGTGTAAAACAaggatgaaaacattttaactggtttataaacatcacatttatttgacattcaTCAGAGATTTTTATAGTTCCTGTTCAAGCACATTCAACATAGAAGACTCTGAACCACATATTCTAAGTGTTAGTATGAGTTTAACAGACCTCTGAAACCATGGATAGAAAAGAGCATAAATGATTGGATTGATGGAAGAATTCAAATATAATAGAGGTGCTGTAACTGAAATTGCAAGATGGTCAGATTTTTTCCTAAAAAACATATCAACGAAGGCACTTACATAGTAGGGTACTAAACACAGAAGGAAGACTGCCACGAGAATTCCAAGGGATTTTGCTGCTTTCCTTTCAGAGGCCATAGAACCATGATCATTTTTTGGGCACTTTCTGACACTcctaattttatttgcatgctttTTAGCAATAGCAAAAATGTTCAAGTTTATAATTACAATCATTGAGCAtggtaaaacaaatgcaattatgaaGTCAACAATAGCCCATACTTTATTAATTTTAccaacacactcaccacatGTGATGTTTGCTTTCATGTCTGGAATATCTCCATTGAAATAAAGAAGCACCATATTGTAGATAAATGAATACAACCACAGTATGGCTATAATCCTCAAAGTTATATTATCTGTCATTTTCATGGAATAGTGAAAAGGGTTGGAGAGAGCAAGATATCGGTCCAATGCAATTAAAGCTACATTATAAGCTGATATACAAGTAAAGCAATATGATGCTATCTTCAAAGTTGTGCAATACAATATATCAAAGCACCTCCATGGACCTATCCACATAGTAAAATAGAGGGGCATCACAATTACCCCAACAAGAAAGTCCACTATGGCcaaagagagcaggaggaaatTAGTTGGTGTCTGAAGCTGCTTGAAGTGGCAGATGGAGATGATCACAAGCAAGTTTCCACACACGG
This region of Anguilla rostrata isolate EN2019 chromosome 8, ASM1855537v3, whole genome shotgun sequence genomic DNA includes:
- the LOC135260278 gene encoding trace amine-associated receptor 13c-like, with amino-acid sequence MNLTEEHQETPCVHSNFSCLQTSPTAADVLLYMSVAVVVSLTVCGNLLVIISICHFKQLQTPTNFLLLSLAIVDFLVGVIVMPLYFTMWIGPWRCFDILYCTTLKIASYCFTCISAYNVALIALDRYLALSNPFHYSMKMTDNITLRIIAILWLYSFIYNMVLLYFNGDIPDMKANITCGECVGKINKVWAIVDFIIAFVLPCSMIVIINLNIFAIAKKHANKIRSVRKCPKNDHGSMASERKAAKSLGILVAVFLLCLVPYYVSAFVDMFFRKKSDHLAISVTAPLLYLNSSINPIIYALFYPWFQRSVKLILTLRICGSESSMLNVLEQEL